The Streptomyces tendae genome has a window encoding:
- the sufU gene encoding Fe-S cluster assembly sulfur transfer protein SufU: MKLDSMYQDVILDHYKNPHGRGLRDGDAEVHHVNPTCGDEITLRVKYDGTTISDVSYEGQGCSISQASASVLNDLLVGKDLAEAQKIQGTFLELMQSKGKIEPDDAMEEVLEDAVAFAGVSKYPARVKCALLSWMAWKDATAQALGADAERTTA, from the coding sequence GTGAAGCTGGACTCCATGTACCAGGACGTCATCCTGGACCATTACAAGAACCCGCACGGGCGGGGTCTCCGGGACGGCGACGCCGAGGTGCACCACGTCAACCCGACGTGCGGCGACGAGATCACCCTGCGCGTGAAGTACGACGGCACGACCATCAGCGACGTCAGCTACGAGGGGCAGGGCTGTTCCATCAGCCAGGCGTCCGCGTCCGTGCTGAACGACCTGCTGGTCGGCAAGGACCTCGCCGAGGCGCAGAAGATCCAGGGGACTTTCCTGGAGCTGATGCAGTCCAAGGGGAAGATCGAGCCCGACGACGCGATGGAGGAGGTGCTGGAGGACGCGGTCGCGTTCGCCGGCGTCTCCAAGTACCCCGCGCGGGTCAAGTGCGCCCTCCTCAGCTGGATGGCGTGGAAGGACGCGACGGCCCAGGCGCTGGGCGCCGACGCCGAAAGGACTACGGCATGA
- a CDS encoding TetR/AcrR family transcriptional regulator, whose protein sequence is MARRHDPERRQRIIDAAIRVVGRSGIAGLTHRTVAREADVPLGSTTYHFHTLDELMVAALRQANEGFAKVIASRGGLEDPRTDLADELAGLMGEWLGGERTGVELEYELYLAALRRPALRPVAAEWCEDVAALLSRRTDPVTARALVALMDGICLQVLLTGTPYDEAYAREVLGRLLPPS, encoded by the coding sequence ATGGCCCGGCGGCACGACCCCGAACGGCGGCAGCGGATCATCGACGCGGCGATCCGGGTGGTGGGCCGCAGCGGCATCGCGGGACTCACCCACCGCACCGTCGCGCGGGAGGCCGACGTGCCGCTCGGCTCCACCACGTACCACTTCCATACCCTCGACGAGCTGATGGTCGCCGCCCTGCGCCAGGCCAACGAGGGCTTCGCCAAGGTGATCGCCTCACGGGGCGGCCTGGAGGACCCGCGCACCGACCTGGCGGACGAGCTGGCGGGGCTGATGGGGGAGTGGCTGGGCGGCGAGCGGACGGGCGTGGAGCTGGAGTACGAGCTGTACCTGGCAGCGCTGCGGCGCCCGGCCCTGCGTCCGGTCGCCGCCGAGTGGTGCGAGGACGTCGCCGCACTGCTGTCCCGCCGCACGGACCCGGTCACGGCGCGGGCCCTGGTCGCGCTGATGGACGGCATCTGCCTCCAGGTCCTGCTGACCGGCACGCCCTACGACGAGGCGTACGCCCGCGAGGTGCTGGGGCGGCTGCTGCCGCCGAGCTGA
- the dapD gene encoding 2,3,4,5-tetrahydropyridine-2,6-dicarboxylate N-succinyltransferase — MTDTTAQSTTGAVAAGLATVAADGTVLDTWFPAPELAAEPGPSGTERLSAEQAAELLGGGATAAVGPDRRRGVEVVAVRTVISSLDAKPIDAHDVYLRLHLLSHRLVQPHGQNLDGIFAHLANVAWTSLGPVAVDELEKVRLNARAEGLHLQVTSVDKFPRMTDYVAPKGVRIADADRVRLGAHLAEGTTVMHEGFVNFNAGTLGTSMVEGRISAGVVIGDGSDIGGGASTMGTLSGGGNVRISVGKRCLIGAEAGVGIALGDECVVEAGLYVTAGTRVTLPDGQVVKARELSGASNILFRRNSVTGTVEARPNNAVWGGLNEVLHSHN, encoded by the coding sequence ATGACCGACACGACTGCTCAGAGCACCACCGGCGCAGTGGCCGCCGGCCTCGCCACCGTCGCCGCCGACGGCACCGTCCTCGACACCTGGTTCCCCGCCCCCGAGCTCGCCGCCGAGCCGGGCCCGTCCGGCACCGAGCGCCTCTCCGCCGAGCAGGCCGCGGAACTGCTGGGCGGCGGCGCCACCGCCGCGGTCGGCCCGGACCGGCGCCGCGGTGTCGAGGTCGTCGCGGTCCGCACGGTCATCTCCTCGCTGGACGCCAAGCCGATCGACGCACACGACGTCTACCTGCGCCTGCATCTGCTCTCCCACCGCCTGGTGCAGCCGCACGGCCAGAACCTGGACGGCATCTTCGCCCACCTCGCCAACGTCGCCTGGACCTCCCTCGGTCCGGTCGCCGTGGACGAGCTGGAGAAGGTGCGGCTCAACGCCCGCGCGGAGGGCCTGCACCTCCAGGTGACCTCCGTCGACAAGTTCCCGCGTATGACGGACTACGTGGCCCCCAAGGGCGTGCGCATCGCCGACGCCGACCGTGTCCGCCTCGGCGCGCACCTCGCCGAGGGCACCACCGTGATGCACGAGGGCTTCGTCAACTTCAACGCCGGCACGCTCGGCACGTCGATGGTCGAGGGCCGCATCTCCGCCGGTGTCGTCATCGGTGACGGCTCGGACATCGGCGGCGGCGCGTCCACCATGGGCACCCTGTCCGGCGGCGGCAACGTCCGCATCTCCGTCGGCAAGCGGTGCCTGATCGGCGCCGAGGCGGGCGTGGGTATCGCCCTCGGCGACGAGTGCGTGGTCGAGGCCGGCCTCTACGTCACCGCCGGCACCCGGGTCACCCTGCCCGACGGCCAGGTCGTCAAGGCCCGCGAGCTGTCCGGCGCGTCCAACATCCTCTTCCGCCGCAACTCGGTCACCGGCACGGTGGAGGCCCGCCCGAACAACGCGGTGTGGGGCGGCCTGAACGAGGTTCTGCACAGCCACAACTGA
- a CDS encoding DMT family transporter, translating to MGYLLLAGAIAAEVCATTAMKYSDGFSRLWPSLLTVLGYVVSFALLAQTLRTVAVGTAYAIWAGVGTAAIATIGMVFLGEGMTVAKAAGIALIIIGVVVLNLGGAH from the coding sequence ATGGGTTACCTGCTGCTCGCCGGGGCCATCGCCGCCGAGGTGTGCGCCACCACCGCCATGAAGTACAGCGACGGCTTCAGCAGGCTCTGGCCCTCCCTGCTGACCGTGCTCGGCTACGTCGTCTCCTTCGCCCTCCTCGCGCAGACCCTGCGCACGGTGGCCGTCGGCACCGCCTACGCCATCTGGGCGGGCGTGGGCACCGCCGCGATCGCCACGATCGGGATGGTCTTCCTGGGCGAGGGGATGACCGTCGCCAAGGCCGCCGGGATCGCGCTGATCATCATCGGGGTCGTGGTGCTGAACCTGGGCGGTGCGCACTGA
- a CDS encoding metal-sulfur cluster assembly factor produces the protein MSETVEMKPASEEELREALMDVVDPELGIDVVNLGLIYGIHVDDSNVATVDMTLTSAACPLTDVIEDQAKSATDGLVSELRINWVWMPPWGPDKITDDGREQLRALGFNV, from the coding sequence ATGAGCGAGACCGTGGAGATGAAGCCGGCCTCGGAGGAGGAGCTCCGCGAGGCCCTGATGGACGTCGTCGACCCCGAGCTGGGCATCGACGTCGTCAACCTGGGCCTGATCTACGGCATCCACGTGGACGACTCCAACGTGGCGACCGTCGACATGACCCTGACGTCGGCGGCGTGCCCGCTGACCGACGTCATCGAGGACCAGGCCAAGTCCGCCACGGACGGCCTGGTCAGCGAGCTGCGTATCAACTGGGTCTGGATGCCGCCGTGGGGCCCGGACAAGATCACGGACGACGGCCGTGAGCAGCTGCGGGCGCTGGGCTTCAACGTCTGA